A single window of Brevundimonas vitisensis DNA harbors:
- a CDS encoding TVP38/TMEM64 family protein, whose product MDKVRRFAPLIVLAAVIALVFGMGWNQYLSLDTIRDHGQGFRDFTAANYLLSLLLLMALFAAMTASVVPGVFFITITAGYLFGPWVGGVSTAIAATLGALAIYWVARTALGRSLREQAQAKAGLMQKVCDAIDRDTFWYVLASRLAVVVPFHMINVAAGLMAVRLVPYTTATVIGLLPAHIIYCWIGARLNQLLVSDPDPDFQALFNQFWAPMLGVFVLAVVLPLVLKRAQAAFQKRPA is encoded by the coding sequence ATGGATAAGGTCCGGCGTTTCGCGCCCCTGATCGTTCTGGCGGCGGTGATCGCCTTGGTGTTTGGCATGGGCTGGAACCAATATCTGTCGTTGGACACGATCCGCGACCATGGCCAGGGCTTCCGCGACTTCACGGCCGCCAACTATCTGCTCAGCCTGCTGCTGCTCATGGCATTGTTCGCGGCGATGACGGCCAGCGTCGTGCCGGGCGTCTTCTTCATCACGATTACGGCCGGCTATCTCTTCGGGCCCTGGGTCGGTGGGGTGTCGACCGCAATCGCGGCGACCCTGGGCGCCTTGGCCATCTATTGGGTGGCGCGCACGGCCCTGGGGCGATCGCTGCGGGAACAGGCCCAGGCCAAGGCCGGGTTGATGCAGAAGGTCTGCGACGCCATCGACCGCGACACCTTCTGGTATGTCCTGGCCTCGCGTCTGGCCGTGGTGGTGCCGTTCCACATGATCAATGTCGCGGCGGGCCTGATGGCGGTGCGCCTGGTCCCCTATACCACCGCGACGGTGATCGGCCTTTTGCCGGCCCATATCATCTATTGCTGGATCGGGGCGCGGCTGAACCAGTTGCTGGTCAGCGACCCGGATCCGGATTTCCAGGCCCTGTTCAACCAGTTCTGGGCTCCGATGCTGGGCGTCTTTGTGCTGGCGGTCGTTCTGCCCCTCGTCCTGAAGCGGGCCCAGGCCGCCTTTCAGAAGCGCCCGGCATGA
- a CDS encoding sensor histidine kinase, with protein sequence MTEVPLHLRARDAILRRLHRPSFDGLSGQLLILTAAFTLAVEALIIAPSAASFHERWLLDRLQAAELASVGVEALPYSMVEDETAEQLLTIGGVQAVVVGEQGVRRLLLQAPNLPRAPDLIDLRDRGVWARLADPWRTLAGHPDRSVRVQARPRYRSGDFIEILAPAEPLKQELRAFLLNSLLMSLLISAVAGGLLYAALAYLVLRPLSRVTRSIERFADDPESQPEPPSARRDEIGRVERELVRMQQEVRDSLRSRARLATLGEAVAKINHDLRNMLTSAQIASDRLAVSADPHVAKALPRLERALGRAAALTRNVLDYGKSEEPAPQVQKVSLSRAAIAAAEDAGLEGDGVRLARAIPARLMVQADPDHLHRILVNLMRNARQAIETDPLRNGRRRGVGTVRISASTEPGWVRVQIADDGPGIPERLSSRLFDPFVSGAASDGTGLGLTISRELAVAHGGELRLVETGPRGTTFELRLPL encoded by the coding sequence ATGACGGAAGTGCCTCTACATCTGCGGGCTCGAGACGCGATCCTGCGGCGGCTGCATCGCCCGTCGTTCGATGGCCTTTCGGGCCAGTTGCTGATCCTGACGGCGGCCTTCACCCTGGCAGTCGAGGCCCTGATCATTGCGCCGAGCGCGGCGTCGTTTCACGAGCGCTGGCTGCTGGACCGACTGCAGGCCGCCGAACTGGCCTCGGTGGGGGTCGAGGCTCTGCCCTATTCCATGGTGGAGGATGAGACGGCCGAACAGCTGCTGACCATCGGCGGCGTTCAGGCCGTGGTCGTCGGCGAACAGGGCGTGCGCCGCCTGCTGCTGCAGGCCCCCAACCTGCCGCGTGCGCCCGATCTGATCGATCTGCGCGATCGCGGCGTCTGGGCCCGTCTGGCGGATCCCTGGCGGACCCTGGCGGGCCACCCCGACCGTTCGGTGCGGGTCCAGGCGCGGCCGCGCTATCGGTCCGGCGATTTCATCGAGATCCTGGCCCCGGCCGAGCCGCTGAAACAGGAACTGCGCGCCTTCCTGCTGAACAGCCTTCTGATGTCCTTGCTGATCTCGGCGGTGGCGGGGGGACTGCTGTATGCGGCCCTGGCCTATCTTGTGCTTCGGCCGCTCAGCCGGGTCACCCGCTCGATCGAGCGGTTCGCCGACGATCCGGAATCGCAGCCTGAGCCGCCCAGCGCCCGCCGGGACGAAATCGGCCGCGTCGAGCGCGAACTGGTCCGCATGCAGCAGGAAGTCCGCGATTCCCTGCGCAGCCGTGCGCGGCTGGCCACGCTGGGCGAGGCGGTGGCCAAGATCAATCACGACCTGCGCAACATGCTGACCTCGGCCCAGATCGCGTCGGATCGCCTGGCGGTGTCGGCAGACCCCCATGTGGCCAAGGCTCTGCCCCGGCTGGAGCGGGCGCTGGGCCGTGCCGCTGCCCTGACGCGCAATGTGCTCGACTATGGCAAGAGCGAGGAACCAGCCCCTCAGGTGCAGAAGGTTTCGCTCAGCCGGGCCGCCATCGCGGCTGCCGAGGACGCAGGGCTGGAAGGCGACGGGGTGCGTCTGGCCCGGGCCATTCCGGCCCGTCTGATGGTCCAGGCGGACCCGGATCATCTGCATCGCATCCTGGTCAATCTGATGCGCAATGCCCGTCAGGCGATCGAGACCGATCCTCTGCGCAACGGACGTCGTCGGGGTGTCGGGACCGTGCGGATTTCGGCGAGCACCGAGCCGGGATGGGTGCGGGTTCAGATCGCCGACGACGGGCCAGGCATTCCCGAGCGCCTGTCCAGCCGCCTGTTCGACCCGTTCGTCAGCGGGGCGG